A region from the Microbacterium lacus genome encodes:
- a CDS encoding lycopene cyclase domain-containing protein: MTYSLIVIPFVVVTVIVTLATLRRPAFGRRMAASAISAAVLLVLTAVFDNAMIAAGLVVYPEEHLSGLRIGLAPLEDFSYPLCAAFLVPAVYTLLTRKTPEERHA, translated from the coding sequence GTGACCTATTCCCTGATCGTCATCCCGTTCGTCGTCGTGACGGTGATCGTCACCCTCGCCACGCTCCGCCGGCCGGCGTTCGGCCGTCGCATGGCGGCATCGGCGATCTCGGCGGCCGTGCTCCTCGTGCTCACCGCCGTGTTCGACAACGCCATGATCGCGGCCGGGCTCGTCGTGTATCCGGAGGAGCATCTGAGCGGATTGCGCATCGGCTTGGCACCTTTGGAAGACTTCTCGTATCCGCTGTGCGCGGCGTTCCTGGTTCCGGCCGTATACACGCTGCTCACACGGAAGACCCCCGAGGAGAGACACGCATGA
- the crtI gene encoding phytoene desaturase family protein yields MAEQDKGTAVVIGGGIAGLATAALLSAEGWTVTVLEARDQLGGRAGSWEHEGFRFDTGPSWYLMPEVFDHFFRMLGTSAADELDLVRLDPAYRVYTDPSMSADAPIDVRTGRAEATALFESIEPGAGAKLDAYLDSAADAYELSVSRFLYDTYETTAGLRDPQLLKRAGQLAPLLTKTLAGYVDKRFTDQRLRQILEYPAVFLGGSPYGVPSLYHLMSHLDLDDGVLYPRGGFVEVIRAVERLARAHGATIRTGAEVMEITTTDAVATGVRLSDGTRIPADLVVSTADLHHTETTLLPPELQTYPQKWWDKRVPSPGALLLLLGVEGELPQLAHHTLLFASKWRENFEDIFDAPTRISDPASLYICRPSATDDDVAPAGSENLFVLVPVPADPGIGHGGVDGDGDPAVETAADHVIQQISQWCGIPDLAERITVRRTIAPGDFETDLHSWRGNSLGLAHTLGQSAVFRPRNASRKVRNLSYAGTSALPGIGLPMCLISAELVLKRLRGDRSPGPLAEPARV; encoded by the coding sequence ATGGCAGAGCAGGACAAGGGCACCGCTGTCGTGATCGGCGGCGGCATCGCGGGACTGGCCACAGCCGCCCTCCTGAGCGCCGAGGGGTGGACGGTCACCGTCCTCGAAGCCCGCGACCAACTCGGCGGACGAGCGGGATCCTGGGAGCACGAGGGCTTCCGCTTCGACACCGGTCCGAGCTGGTACCTGATGCCGGAGGTCTTCGACCACTTCTTCCGGATGCTGGGCACGAGCGCCGCGGACGAGCTCGACCTCGTTCGCTTGGACCCCGCCTATCGCGTGTACACCGATCCGTCGATGAGCGCGGACGCGCCGATAGACGTGCGGACGGGGCGCGCCGAGGCGACGGCCCTCTTCGAGAGCATCGAGCCCGGCGCGGGTGCGAAGCTGGACGCCTATCTCGACTCCGCCGCGGACGCGTACGAGCTGTCCGTCTCGCGCTTCCTGTACGACACGTACGAGACCACGGCGGGGCTGCGCGATCCGCAACTGCTCAAGCGAGCCGGGCAACTCGCGCCGCTGCTGACCAAAACGCTCGCGGGATATGTCGACAAGCGCTTCACCGACCAGCGACTGCGGCAGATCCTCGAGTATCCCGCCGTGTTCCTCGGCGGCTCACCGTACGGCGTCCCGAGCCTTTACCACCTGATGAGCCACCTCGATCTCGACGACGGCGTGCTGTACCCGCGCGGGGGGTTCGTCGAGGTCATCCGCGCGGTGGAGCGGCTCGCGCGCGCACACGGGGCGACCATTCGCACCGGCGCCGAGGTGATGGAGATCACGACGACGGATGCCGTCGCCACGGGCGTCCGCCTCTCGGACGGCACCCGCATCCCCGCCGACCTCGTCGTCTCCACGGCCGACCTGCACCACACCGAGACGACGCTGCTGCCGCCGGAGCTGCAGACCTATCCACAGAAGTGGTGGGACAAGCGGGTCCCCAGTCCGGGCGCGCTGCTGCTGCTGCTGGGAGTGGAGGGTGAGCTCCCCCAGCTCGCACATCACACCCTGCTGTTCGCAAGCAAGTGGCGCGAGAACTTCGAGGACATCTTCGACGCCCCGACCCGGATCTCCGATCCCGCGTCGCTGTACATCTGCCGTCCGAGCGCGACGGACGACGACGTCGCTCCCGCGGGCAGCGAGAACCTCTTCGTCCTCGTGCCGGTCCCCGCCGATCCCGGTATCGGGCACGGCGGCGTCGACGGTGACGGCGACCCGGCCGTGGAGACCGCGGCAGATCACGTCATCCAGCAGATCTCCCAGTGGTGCGGCATCCCGGATCTGGCCGAGCGCATCACCGTGCGTCGGACGATCGCCCCCGGGGATTTCGAGACCGATCTGCACTCATGGCGCGGCAACTCGCTCGGGCTCGCGCACACGCTCGGACAGAGCGCGGTCTTCCGCCCGCGCAATGCGTCCAGGAAGGTCCGCAACCTCTCCTACGCGGGCACGTCCGCGCTGCCCGGCATCGGCCTGCCGATGTGCCTGATCTCAGCCGAACTCGTGCTGAAGCGCCTTCGCGGCGATCGCTCCCCCGGTCCCCTCGCCGAGCCTGCCCGGGTCTGA
- a CDS encoding lycopene cyclase domain-containing protein: MPGLYLLAILISAAGIATLDARFRLALWASPGRTLAAVGVGVAFFLAWDAVGIVTGVFLKGDSPYFTGIDIAPELPLEELFFLTFLCYLGLVAWAAGMRVLARRATQPGTDAPPSQGGESS; this comes from the coding sequence GTGCCCGGACTGTACCTGCTCGCGATCCTGATCTCCGCCGCCGGCATCGCGACACTCGACGCACGCTTCCGGCTCGCGCTGTGGGCCTCCCCCGGCCGGACACTCGCCGCCGTCGGCGTCGGCGTCGCCTTCTTCCTCGCCTGGGATGCCGTCGGTATCGTCACCGGCGTGTTCCTCAAGGGCGACAGCCCCTACTTCACCGGGATCGACATCGCCCCGGAGCTGCCCCTCGAGGAGCTCTTCTTCCTCACCTTCCTGTGCTACCTCGGGCTGGTCGCGTGGGCGGCGGGAATGCGCGTGCTCGCGCGCCGGGCGACGCAGCCCGGCACCGACGCGCCTCCGTCGCAGGGTGGTGAGTCGTCGTGA
- a CDS encoding phytoene/squalene synthase family protein: MSHEPTGLALYDRTAQDAAAAVIAAYSTSFGLATRLLGPRPRPHVRNIYALVRVADEIVDGPAAEAGLDAAAERAVLDALEEETLAAIERGFSSNLIVHAFARTARECGIGADLTGPFFASMRTDLQTAHHDSASHDDYVYGSAEVVGLMCLQVFVNAGAPRPIPASAELVDGARRLGSAFQDVNFLRDQHHDEDALGRDYLGLAEGGRRRIEVLDRIDADLAAAAAVVPQLPADCRRAVTAAHDLFAALSERLRRDENPTQRVRVPDPVKATLAARALLGFPPRRPSGAGVRT; the protein is encoded by the coding sequence GTGAGTCACGAGCCGACGGGGCTCGCCCTGTACGACAGGACAGCACAGGATGCCGCCGCCGCGGTGATTGCGGCGTACTCGACCTCGTTCGGCCTGGCGACGCGCCTTCTGGGACCGCGTCCGCGCCCGCACGTGCGCAACATCTACGCGCTGGTCCGCGTCGCGGATGAGATCGTGGACGGTCCCGCCGCGGAGGCGGGATTGGACGCCGCCGCGGAGCGCGCCGTGCTGGACGCGCTGGAAGAGGAGACGCTCGCGGCGATCGAGCGCGGTTTCAGTTCCAATCTCATCGTCCACGCGTTCGCGCGCACCGCGCGGGAGTGCGGCATCGGCGCCGACCTCACCGGCCCCTTCTTCGCTTCGATGCGCACGGACCTGCAGACCGCACACCACGATTCCGCCTCGCACGACGACTACGTGTACGGGTCCGCCGAGGTGGTGGGGCTCATGTGTCTGCAGGTGTTCGTGAACGCCGGCGCGCCGCGTCCGATCCCGGCTTCCGCGGAACTCGTCGACGGCGCGCGGCGCCTCGGTTCCGCGTTCCAGGATGTGAATTTCCTCCGCGACCAGCACCACGACGAAGACGCACTCGGACGCGACTACCTCGGGCTCGCCGAGGGGGGCCGGCGCCGGATCGAGGTCCTCGACCGCATCGATGCCGATCTCGCGGCCGCCGCGGCCGTCGTGCCTCAGCTGCCCGCCGACTGCCGCCGCGCCGTGACGGCGGCGCACGACCTGTTCGCGGCACTCTCCGAGCGCCTGCGGCGCGACGAGAACCCGACGCAGCGCGTGCGCGTGCCCGATCCGGTCAAGGCGACCCTGGCCGCGCGCGCACTTCTGGGCTTCCCGCCGCGCCGGCCGAGCGGCGCGGGCGTCCGCACATGA
- a CDS encoding prenyltransferase — MSQSRTPLRVSTIIGQLFVASRPVSWVNTAYPFAAAYLLATRQIDATLIIGAIFFLIPYNLAMYGINDVFDYETDLRNPRKGGAHGAVLDRRMHRITLWAATVSCLPFVVYLLIVGSPASWIVLAASLFFVVFYSAPPLRLKEVPFADSVTSSIHFFSPAVYGLVLAGVAWTWQLAAVIVAFALWGVASHAFGAVQDVVADREAGISSIATVRGARWTVWFALVCYAAAGVMMLTTAWPGPLAALVPLLYIATVWPYRSITDDTAETATKGWGRFLWVNQIAGFVVTLLIIWYALLTA, encoded by the coding sequence ATGAGCCAGTCGCGCACCCCCCTGCGGGTGAGCACGATCATCGGTCAGCTGTTCGTGGCCTCGCGTCCGGTGAGCTGGGTCAACACGGCGTATCCGTTCGCCGCCGCGTACCTTCTGGCGACGCGTCAGATCGACGCCACCCTGATCATCGGTGCGATCTTCTTCCTCATCCCCTACAACCTCGCGATGTACGGGATCAACGACGTCTTCGACTACGAGACCGACCTGCGCAATCCGCGCAAGGGCGGTGCCCACGGGGCGGTCCTGGACCGGAGGATGCATCGCATCACGCTGTGGGCGGCGACCGTGTCGTGCCTGCCGTTCGTGGTGTACCTGCTGATCGTCGGCTCGCCGGCCTCCTGGATCGTGCTGGCGGCGAGCCTGTTCTTCGTCGTCTTCTACAGTGCCCCTCCACTGCGGCTGAAGGAGGTCCCGTTCGCGGACTCGGTGACCTCCAGCATCCACTTCTTCTCCCCCGCCGTGTACGGGCTGGTGCTCGCCGGTGTCGCCTGGACGTGGCAGCTTGCGGCGGTGATCGTCGCTTTCGCGCTCTGGGGGGTCGCCTCCCATGCGTTCGGTGCCGTCCAGGACGTCGTCGCGGACAGGGAAGCGGGGATCTCGTCGATCGCGACGGTCCGCGGAGCGCGCTGGACGGTGTGGTTCGCACTGGTCTGCTACGCGGCCGCGGGCGTCATGATGCTCACGACCGCGTGGCCGGGACCCCTCGCCGCGCTCGTGCCGTTGCTGTACATCGCGACCGTCTGGCCCTACCGCTCGATCACCGACGACACGGCGGAGACCGCGACGAAGGGGTGGGGTCGGTTCCTCTGGGTCAACCAGATCGCCGGATTCGTCGTGACGCTGCTGATCATCTGGTACGCGCTGCTCACGGCGTAA
- a CDS encoding polyprenyl synthetase family protein: MIPPSTRTAIDDAIDGSLRRIRGRANELGGGFSDLGDAVTRATSGGKRLRPALVAASFSAFGGSEDDTDAVYAVAAAFELLHTAFVVHDDVIDHDTVRRGIPNVGGEFRDRARRRGADEQGSVVLGDAAAILAGDLLLHEASRLIALADVPAPVRAGLFGLLDDAIYVSAAGELADVENAVTPDYAEAEAIFDATFNKTAVYSFSAPLCAGALLAGATPDAIAALDAEGGRLGLAFQLVDDLIGAFGSAAQAGRDEGGDLRESKRTPLIALARESTTWSRVNDALAIAHTGPIAVREAQRALEESGARASLRSLIDDTLGSVRSAVEDPSFPTCARPLIQGLADRIEERIP; encoded by the coding sequence ATGATCCCTCCCTCCACCCGCACGGCCATCGACGACGCGATCGATGGGTCGTTGCGGCGGATCCGCGGGCGCGCGAACGAGCTGGGCGGCGGATTCAGCGATCTGGGCGATGCTGTCACCCGCGCGACCTCCGGAGGCAAGCGACTGCGTCCCGCCCTCGTCGCGGCGTCGTTCTCGGCGTTCGGCGGATCAGAGGACGACACCGACGCGGTGTACGCGGTCGCCGCAGCGTTCGAGCTGCTGCATACGGCGTTCGTCGTGCACGATGACGTGATCGATCACGACACCGTGCGGCGCGGCATCCCGAATGTGGGTGGTGAGTTCCGAGACCGTGCCCGCCGCCGCGGCGCCGATGAGCAGGGCTCCGTGGTTCTCGGCGATGCTGCGGCGATCCTCGCGGGCGACCTGCTGCTGCACGAGGCGTCGCGCCTGATCGCGCTCGCGGACGTCCCGGCGCCGGTACGCGCCGGCCTGTTCGGCCTCCTCGATGACGCGATCTACGTCTCCGCCGCCGGCGAGCTCGCCGACGTCGAGAACGCCGTGACGCCCGACTACGCCGAGGCGGAGGCGATCTTCGACGCCACCTTCAACAAGACGGCGGTGTACTCGTTCAGCGCGCCGCTGTGCGCGGGTGCTCTGCTGGCCGGCGCGACGCCTGACGCGATCGCGGCGTTGGATGCCGAAGGCGGACGACTGGGGCTGGCCTTCCAGCTCGTCGACGACCTGATCGGCGCGTTCGGCTCGGCCGCACAGGCGGGGCGCGACGAAGGCGGCGACCTCCGCGAATCCAAGCGCACGCCGCTGATCGCCCTGGCCCGGGAGTCCACCACGTGGTCGCGTGTGAACGATGCGCTCGCCATCGCCCACACCGGGCCGATCGCGGTGCGTGAGGCGCAGCGGGCGCTCGAAGAGAGCGGCGCCCGGGCGAGCCTGCGTTCCCTGATCGACGATACGCTCGGGAGTGTGCGCAGCGCCGTGGAGGATCCCTCCTTCCCCACCTGCGCCCGCCCCTTGATCCAGGGGCTGGCCGACCGCATCGAGGAGCGCATTCCGTGA